A genomic region of Chelmon rostratus isolate fCheRos1 chromosome 8, fCheRos1.pri, whole genome shotgun sequence contains the following coding sequences:
- the zhx2a gene encoding zinc fingers and homeoboxes protein 2a — protein sequence MSSRRKASTPCMIRPDQTMVELDDEAEESHDMETTTDNHTEEGPMETDLSTETEPSVELDPPTAPDKPSTEPPDLSKPQRKQQGGYECKYCPFSTQNLNTFKEHVDANHPNVILNPLYLCAVCNFNTKKFDTLTEHNERCHPGESNFKFKRIKMNNQTILEQTIEGCSNSAVIYNTSSAISGKGDELGALPLSKPTTVKIGKPKIMLSDNKRTESHLGKLTPDLAKKPITALNVNGTVIIPESTLLKADSLSHIMPSLQRPLNYTQVPKIAVPLNTTKYNPSLDDNLTLISSFNKFPYPTQAELSWLTAASKHPEEQIKVWFTTQRLKQGISWSPEEVEEARKKMFNGTISSVPQTFTVVAPQLNSQSSTNLSASTAASKAMQPGASVLQSLPCQLLGQTSLVLTPVANGSTVSCAPLALTVANQVAQSLKRPLASPVIATESKRPSIIQTISAPMATSKQVSPKVLSFTVDPNKTAEQLSVLRSSYTQCPFPEEDEIYRLIETTGLSRGEIKKWFSEQRLLNLKGVPPPPVLVKAEVTPAPKDGPVKKAVPSQFPLLERVKGKSSEQLKALEESFQRSSSPTEADIDHLAQETRLSKTEVDCWFSERRGLRDNMEKALLTMASKNTEDRGDRPGALLNGASHHREQDGKSLRTSPHPPVLSSSSSSSSPPVLAVSSPHPPTLSSSASPPILTSSSSSSPHPPILSASTSPAPINSRSLTLLREMFCRTQWPSPEEYSQLEVQTSLGRTDIVRWFKDHRSALKNGDTLDWMEGFQNQNPAEQQKAGQEQNGQSSEKNQSVSSEVKAVKVEEAGENAAATEEHSKLSDQDKVQWLTDRLAHSVTDLSRARPDQTSSSTADKGRWVKVTVAVGDESEEAVERQRLATDADILTLEQPGRVTG from the exons ATGTCCAGTCGACGGAAGGCCTCCACTCCCTGTATGATCCGGCCAGACCAGACCATGGTGGAGCTGGATGATGAGGCAGAGGAATCACATGACATGGAG acAACAACGGATAACCATACTGAGGAGGGACCTATGGAGACAGATCTttccacagagacagagccTTCTGTGGAATTAGACCCTCCCACAGCTCCAGACAAACCATCTACAGAGCCCCCAGACCTTTCCAAGCCTCAGCGTAAGCAGCAGGGGGGGTACGAGTGTAAATACTGCCCCTTCTCCACACAGAACCTCAACACTTTCAAAGAACACGTCGATGCTAACCACCCTAACGTCATCCTCAACCCCCTGTACCTGTGCGCCGTCTGTAACTTCAACACAAAGAAGTTCGACACCCTGACGGAACACAACGAGAGGTGTCACCCAGGGGAGAGCAACTTTAAGTTCAAGCGCATCAAAATGAACAATCAGACAATCTTGGAACAGACAATAGAGGGGTGCAGTAACAGTGCGGTCATTTACAACACATCCAGTGCCATTTCTGGCAAAGGGGACGAACTAGGCGCTCTGCCACTCAGCAAACCCACCACAGTCAAGATCGGTAAACCAAAAATAATGTTGTCGGATAATAAACGGACAGAGTCTCACTTGGGAAAACTCACCCCAGACCTGGCCAAGAAACCAATCACGGCGCTTAATGTGAATGGGACGGTCATCATCCCCGAGTCGACTCTGCTCAAAGCAGACAGCCTTTCTCACATCATGCCTTCCCTACAGCGGCCTCTAAACTATACCCAG GTGCCGAAGATCGCAGTGCCCCtcaacacaaccaaatacaacCCCTCCCTGGACGACAACCTGACACTCATCTCTTCCTTCAACAAGTTCCCCTACCCAACACAGGCCGAGCTCTCCTGGCTCACCGCCGCCTCCAAACATCCAGAGGAGCAAATCAAAGTCTGGTTCACCACACAGAGGCTCAAACAGGGCATTAGCTGGTCTCCTGAGGAG GTGGAGGAAGCCCGGAAGAAAATGTTCAACGGTACGATCTCCTCTGTGCCTCAGACCTTCACCGTGGTAGCTCCTCAGCTCAACTCCCAATCATCCACCAACTTGTCTGCCTCCACCGCAGCCTCCAAAGCCATGCAGCCAGGAGCCTCTGTCCTGCAGTCCCTCCCCTGTCAGCTGCTGGGACAGACCAGCCTGGTGCTGACTCCCGTAGCTAATGGCTCCACCGTCTCTTGTGCGCCGCTGGCACTCACCGTGGCTAACCAG GTGGCGCAGTCGCTCAAACGGCCCCTGGCCTCCCCTGTGATCGCCACAGAGAGCAAACGACCCTCCATCATTCAGACCATCTCGGCGCCCATGGCCACATCCAAGCAGGTGTCGCCCAAAGTGCTGAGTTTCACAGTTGACCCCAATaaaacagctgagcagctctCAGTGCTGAGGTCCAGCTACACACAGTGTCCTTTCCCTGAGGAAGATGAG ATCTACAGGCTGATAGAGACCACTGGGCTGTCCAGAGGGGAGATAAAGAAGTGGTTCAGTGAACAAAGGCTCCTTAATCTCAAAG GCGTTCCTCCACCTCCAGTGCTGGTGAAAGCAGAGGTGACACCAGCACCCAAAGATGGTCCCGTAAAGAAAGCAGTCCCCAGCCAGTTCCCCCTGCTGGAGAGGGTGAAGGGGAAatcatcagagcagctgaaggcGCTGGAGGAGAGTTTCCAGAGAAGCAGCTCTCCAACAGAGGCAGATATAG ACCATCTGGCCCAGGAGACCAGGCTGTCCAAGACGGAGGTGGACTGCTGGTTTTCAGAGCGCAGGGGGCTGAGGGACAACATGGAGAAGGCGTTACTCACCATGGCGTCAAagaacacagaggacagaggagaccGGCCAGGAGCGCTGCTGAACGGGGCCTCGCATCATCGGGAGCAGGACGGAAAATCTCTGCGcacctctcctcatcctcctgtcctgtcctcttcctcctcctcgtcctcccctCCCGTGCTCGCAGTCTCCTCCCCTCACCCACcgaccctctcctcctctgcgtcACCTCCCATCCTCacttcgtcctcctcctcttctccccatCCTCCCATCCTGTCGGCCTCCACCAGCCCGGCCCCCATCAACAGCCGCTCCCTCACCCTGCTCAGAGAG ATGTTCTGTCGGACTCAGTGGCCGTCTCCTGAAGAGTACAGCCAGCTGGAGGTCCAAACAAGCCTGGGACGCACCGACATTGTCCGCTGGTTCAAGGACCACCGCTCGGCGCTGAAGAACGGTGACACTCTGGACTGGATGGAAggtttccaaaaccaaaaccctgcagagcagcagaaagcaggCCAGGAACAGAACGGCCAGAGTTCAGAGAAAAACCAGAGTGTTTCCTCAGAAGTCAAGGCTGTGAAAG TGGAGGAGGCTGGGGAAAACGCAGCAGCTACAGAAGAGCACTCCAAGCTGTCCGACCAAGACAAAGTCCAGTGGCTGACTGACAGATTAGCCCACAGCGTGACGGACCTGAGCCGGGCCAGACCGGACCAGACCAGCTCTAGCACTGCTGACAAAGGGAG GTGGGTAAAGGTGACCGTGGCTGTGGGGGACGAGAGTGAAGAAGCAGTGGAAAGACAGAGGCTGGCAACAGATGCAGACATTCTGACCTTGGAGCAGCCTGGGAGGGTCACTGGTTGA